A stretch of the Photobacterium sp. CCB-ST2H9 genome encodes the following:
- the mutY gene encoding A/G-specific adenine glycosylase gives MTQSPLPPKTFQDRLIQWQQTHGRHDLPWQQNPTPYRVLVSEIMLQQTQVSTVIPYFERWMNSFPTVELLAAASEDDVMNHWQGLGYYSRARNLRKAAQYIVHECGGQFPDQIDQLLKIPGVGRYTAGAIASFAYNTYGPIVDGNVKRLFCRFFGIEGVPGTTQVDKQLWQYAEQFTPQQHNRAFAQGLLDMGATVCKPKSPVCDDCAFQDSCVAFRTNRVAELPTPKPKKIVPTRSGQFLWIESGGQLLLEKREDNGIWGALWCLPQIYLEPEQLGDHVQLKGTFKHTFTHYKLNASVWHVDRLGDQTDNQQWFSLDALSDLGLPTPIRKFIEKRVSN, from the coding sequence ATGACGCAATCTCCCTTGCCCCCCAAAACATTCCAGGATCGGCTGATCCAATGGCAACAGACCCATGGTCGCCACGATTTACCCTGGCAGCAAAATCCAACGCCCTACCGGGTGCTGGTTTCTGAAATCATGCTGCAGCAAACGCAGGTGTCGACGGTCATTCCCTACTTTGAACGCTGGATGAACAGTTTTCCGACCGTCGAGCTGCTCGCTGCAGCCTCAGAAGATGACGTGATGAATCACTGGCAGGGACTGGGCTATTACTCCCGGGCAAGGAATCTGAGAAAAGCCGCGCAATACATTGTGCATGAGTGCGGCGGCCAGTTTCCGGATCAAATCGATCAGCTTCTGAAGATCCCGGGAGTCGGCCGCTATACCGCAGGTGCCATTGCTTCTTTTGCTTACAATACCTATGGCCCGATTGTGGATGGTAACGTGAAACGTCTCTTTTGCCGGTTTTTCGGCATTGAAGGCGTCCCGGGCACCACGCAGGTCGACAAGCAGCTCTGGCAATATGCCGAGCAGTTTACCCCACAACAGCACAACCGCGCCTTTGCGCAGGGCCTGCTGGATATGGGCGCGACGGTGTGCAAACCGAAAAGTCCGGTTTGTGACGATTGTGCCTTTCAGGACAGCTGTGTTGCATTCAGGACAAACCGTGTCGCTGAGCTGCCGACACCCAAACCTAAAAAAATCGTCCCGACCCGTTCCGGGCAATTCCTGTGGATTGAATCCGGCGGTCAGCTCTTACTGGAAAAACGGGAAGATAATGGCATCTGGGGCGCGCTCTGGTGCTTGCCGCAAATCTATCTGGAGCCGGAGCAGCTCGGGGATCATGTGCAGCTGAAAGGCACCTTTAAGCACACTTTTACCCACTACAAACTCAATGCCAGTGTCTGGCACGTGGATCGTCTGGGTGATCAGACTGACAATCAGCAGTGGTTTTCGCTTGATGCGCTCAGTGATTTGGGACTGCCGACCCCGATCCGAAAATTTATTGAGAAACGGGTATCAAACTAA
- the yggU gene encoding DUF167 family protein YggU → MTQQAVSQDKADLVIRFYVQPKASRDQLVGLHGDEVKVAITAPPVDGKANSHLVKYLAKQFRVAKGQVVIEKGETGRHKQIRIQSPQVIPDLFRHML, encoded by the coding sequence ATGACGCAGCAAGCCGTCAGTCAGGATAAAGCGGATCTGGTGATCCGCTTTTACGTTCAGCCCAAGGCCAGCCGGGATCAGCTGGTTGGCCTGCATGGTGATGAAGTGAAGGTTGCCATCACGGCACCGCCTGTTGACGGCAAAGCGAACAGCCATCTGGTGAAATACCTGGCCAAACAGTTCAGGGTTGCCAAAGGCCAGGTAGTGATAGAAAAAGGAGAAACCGGGCGGCATAAGCAAATCCGCATACAATCACCTCAGGTGATTCCGGATCTTTTTCGTCACATGCTGTGA
- a CDS encoding oxidative damage protection protein: protein MSRTVFCARLKKEAEGLDFQLYPGELGKRIFDNISKEAWAEWQSKQTMLINEKKLNMMDPEHRKLLETEMVNFLFEGQDVIIDGYTPPSE, encoded by the coding sequence ATGAGCCGTACTGTATTTTGTGCCCGACTGAAAAAAGAAGCTGAAGGTCTGGATTTCCAGCTATACCCGGGTGAGCTGGGTAAACGCATTTTCGACAACATTTCCAAAGAAGCCTGGGCTGAATGGCAAAGCAAACAGACCATGCTGATCAATGAGAAAAAGCTGAACATGATGGATCCGGAGCACCGCAAGCTGCTGGAAACAGAAATGGTGAACTTCCTGTTTGAAGGCCAGGACGTCATCATCGACGGTTATACCCCGCCAAGCGAGTAA
- a CDS encoding XTP/dITP diphosphatase has translation MSKLVLATGNQGKVREMAHLLADFGFEVIAQSDMNVSDVAETGTTFIENAIIKARHAARETGLPAIADDSGLEVDALKGAPGIYSARYAGEDATDLQNLEKLLVAMKEVPEAERTARFHCVLVMMRHADDPTPLVCHGTWEGRILTEARGENGFGYDPVFWVPEENCASAELAAERKKQLSHRGKALQQLFAALKDA, from the coding sequence ATGAGCAAACTCGTACTCGCAACCGGTAACCAGGGCAAAGTCCGTGAAATGGCTCACCTGCTTGCTGATTTTGGTTTCGAGGTGATTGCCCAGAGCGATATGAACGTCTCTGACGTCGCCGAAACCGGCACCACCTTTATTGAAAATGCCATCATCAAAGCGCGCCATGCCGCCAGAGAAACCGGTCTGCCAGCGATTGCAGACGACTCTGGTCTTGAAGTCGATGCGCTGAAAGGTGCACCCGGTATTTATTCGGCCCGCTATGCCGGCGAAGACGCCACAGACCTGCAGAATCTCGAGAAACTGCTGGTTGCCATGAAAGAGGTGCCTGAGGCAGAGCGAACCGCGCGTTTCCATTGTGTGCTGGTGATGATGCGCCATGCTGACGATCCAACCCCGCTGGTTTGCCATGGCACCTGGGAAGGGCGTATTCTGACGGAAGCCCGTGGTGAAAACGGCTTCGGTTACGATCCGGTTTTCTGGGTACCGGAAGAAAACTGCGCTTCAGCCGAACTGGCTGCTGAGCGTAAGAAACAACTGTCACACCGCGGCAAAGCCCTGCAACAACTCTTTGCTGCCCTGAAGGACGCCTGA
- the hemW gene encoding radical SAM family heme chaperone HemW has protein sequence MLVPPPLSLYVHIPWCVQKCPYCDFNSHALKNDIPELDYIDALLEDLDTDLARYQLTDNSRSLHSIFIGGGTPSLISAPEIGRLLAGIQARIPFSDQIEITMEANPGTVEAGRFQAYREAGVNRISIGVQSFQDDKLKRLGRIHGCEEAIRAAGLAQEAGLNSFNLDLMHGLPDQSVADALSDLKQAIALDPPHLSWYQLTIEPNTLFYSKPPTLPDDDDLWNIFEQGHALLAAAGYEQYEISGYSKPGKQCQHNLNYWRFGDYLGIGCGAHGKISFADGTITRTVKVKHPRGYLNPQKPYLDQETQVADTERPFEFFMNRFRLLEACPKQDYVARTGLPLDSIRTPIEWALGKEYLLDQGNSWQITEQGKLFLNDLLAAFVDEDDEEDSN, from the coding sequence ATGTTAGTACCGCCACCGCTGAGCCTGTATGTTCATATCCCCTGGTGTGTCCAGAAGTGCCCGTACTGTGACTTCAATTCGCATGCACTGAAAAACGATATCCCGGAGCTGGATTACATTGATGCGCTGCTGGAAGATCTCGACACGGATCTGGCCCGTTATCAGCTGACGGACAACAGCCGCTCCCTGCATTCCATCTTTATTGGCGGCGGCACCCCCAGCCTGATCTCAGCTCCGGAAATCGGGCGGCTGCTGGCGGGTATTCAGGCCCGTATTCCATTCAGTGATCAAATCGAAATCACCATGGAAGCGAACCCGGGCACCGTTGAAGCGGGCCGCTTTCAGGCATACCGTGAGGCGGGCGTGAACCGGATTTCCATCGGTGTTCAGAGTTTTCAGGATGACAAGCTGAAGCGTCTGGGCCGGATTCACGGCTGTGAGGAAGCAATCCGGGCTGCCGGACTGGCCCAAGAAGCCGGTCTGAACAGCTTCAATCTGGATCTGATGCACGGCCTGCCGGATCAGAGCGTGGCGGATGCCCTGTCCGATCTGAAACAGGCGATCGCCTTAGATCCGCCGCATCTGTCCTGGTACCAGCTGACGATTGAGCCAAACACCCTGTTTTACTCAAAACCACCGACGCTGCCGGATGACGACGATTTGTGGAATATCTTTGAGCAGGGACATGCCCTGCTGGCCGCGGCCGGGTATGAGCAGTATGAAATTTCCGGCTACAGCAAACCGGGCAAGCAGTGTCAGCACAATCTGAACTACTGGCGCTTTGGTGACTACCTCGGCATCGGCTGCGGGGCACACGGGAAGATCAGCTTCGCTGACGGCACCATAACCCGCACGGTGAAAGTGAAACATCCGCGCGGTTACCTGAATCCGCAGAAACCTTATCTGGATCAGGAAACGCAGGTGGCAGACACCGAACGGCCATTCGAGTTTTTCATGAACCGTTTCCGTCTGCTGGAGGCCTGTCCGAAACAGGACTACGTTGCGCGCACCGGCTTGCCGCTGGACAGCATCCGGACGCCGATTGAATGGGCGCTGGGCAAAGAGTATCTGCTGGATCAGGGCAACAGCTGGCAGATTACCGAACAGGGCAAGCTGTTCCTCAACGACCTGCTGGCCGCCTTTGTCGATGAAGACGACGAAGAAGACAGCAACTAA
- the mltC gene encoding membrane-bound lytic murein transglycosylase MltC, which translates to MKKALLLATFTLLLSGCSREIVEKVYKVDYAPTNRFAKNLAPLPGQFTKDTAALDRLIQTFSGQVKQRWGNDNVLMASKRHYVKYTDGYQSRAHVDFDKGMVTIETVATTNPKQHLIDAIATTLLTPADPAEVDLYSAQDFALSGSPFLLGQILDQDGKSIEWSWRAKRFAEYLVNNKLKTKNVRYQKAYYVDIPMVADHVNKRSYKYADIVREASRRYGIKEDLIYAIIKTESSFNPYAVSPANAYGLMQVVPKTAGADVFKLVKKRSGRPSPQYLFDPANNIDTGTAYFYLLQNRYLKEIRNPLSLHYSMISAYNGGTGGVLSTFHSNRKRAMQDLNQLQPNQVFWALTNKHPKGEARRYLEKVTRYQKDFNNGKI; encoded by the coding sequence ATGAAGAAAGCACTCCTCCTTGCCACATTCACGCTGCTCCTCAGTGGCTGCAGCCGCGAAATAGTCGAAAAAGTCTATAAGGTCGATTACGCCCCAACCAACCGCTTTGCCAAAAATCTGGCTCCTTTACCCGGCCAGTTTACGAAAGATACCGCCGCCCTGGATCGCCTGATCCAAACCTTCAGCGGTCAGGTCAAACAGCGCTGGGGGAATGATAACGTACTCATGGCCAGCAAGCGCCACTACGTAAAATACACTGATGGCTACCAGAGCCGGGCCCATGTCGACTTTGACAAGGGGATGGTCACGATAGAAACCGTAGCGACCACCAACCCGAAACAGCACCTGATCGATGCGATCGCCACCACCCTGCTCACACCGGCCGATCCCGCAGAAGTCGATCTGTACTCCGCGCAGGATTTTGCCCTGTCCGGCAGCCCGTTCCTGCTCGGACAGATCCTGGATCAGGACGGCAAGTCGATTGAATGGTCCTGGCGGGCCAAACGTTTTGCGGAATATCTGGTCAACAACAAACTGAAAACCAAAAACGTCCGTTACCAGAAGGCATACTATGTGGATATCCCGATGGTGGCCGACCACGTCAACAAACGAAGCTACAAATATGCGGACATCGTTCGTGAGGCCTCTCGCCGCTATGGCATTAAAGAAGACCTGATTTACGCCATCATCAAAACCGAAAGCAGCTTCAACCCTTATGCCGTCAGCCCGGCCAATGCCTATGGTCTGATGCAGGTCGTCCCGAAAACTGCGGGAGCGGACGTGTTTAAACTGGTGAAAAAACGCTCCGGCCGCCCTTCACCACAATATCTGTTTGATCCGGCAAATAATATTGATACCGGCACGGCCTATTTTTACCTGCTGCAAAACCGTTACCTGAAAGAAATCCGGAATCCGCTTTCGCTGCACTACAGCATGATTTCAGCCTATAACGGCGGTACTGGCGGTGTATTGAGCACTTTCCACAGTAACCGCAAACGCGCCATGCAGGATTTGAATCAGTTGCAGCCCAATCAGGTGTTCTGGGCGCTGACCAACAAGCATCCGAAAGGAGAAGCCAGGCGATATCTGGAGAAAGTCACCCGTTACCAGAAAGATTTTAACAACGGAAAAATCTGA
- a CDS encoding DUF4426 domain-containing protein, with protein sequence MKQLLVAFIALLGLSLPVHAEQLKNIGELEVHYSTFPSTFLTPEIAKTYRIQRSRYSALINVTVLDTTAEGKPAVAAVVKGTARNLVGNEKNLTFREIREGDAIYYIAELSHANEERFRFNIDVSRQSTRGNIQFEQTYFAE encoded by the coding sequence ATGAAACAGTTACTTGTTGCTTTTATTGCTTTACTCGGCCTTTCCCTCCCCGTTCATGCCGAGCAACTCAAGAATATCGGCGAACTGGAAGTTCACTATTCCACCTTCCCTTCGACATTTCTGACCCCGGAAATCGCGAAGACTTACCGGATTCAGCGCAGCCGTTACTCCGCACTGATCAATGTCACCGTACTTGATACCACTGCCGAAGGAAAACCCGCCGTTGCCGCTGTGGTGAAAGGAACAGCGCGGAACCTGGTCGGCAATGAGAAGAACCTGACCTTCCGCGAGATCCGCGAAGGGGATGCCATTTACTATATCGCTGAGCTGTCCCATGCCAATGAGGAACGCTTTCGGTTCAACATTGACGTCTCACGTCAATCGACCCGCGGCAATATCCAGTTCGAGCAGACTTACTTCGCCGAATAA
- the trmB gene encoding tRNA (guanosine(46)-N7)-methyltransferase TrmB, which produces MSQESRTNADVTLTEYTEDGKLVRKIRSFVRREGRLTKGQQHALENNWPAMGLDFEQKPLNWTEVFGRDGHVVLEIGFGMGASLVEMAKNAPEKNFVGIEVHSPGVGACLMAAEEAGLANLRVMCHDAVEVFDHMIPDGSLDTVQLFFPDPWHKARHHKRRIVQPAFVEMVRKKLKIGGIFHMATDWENYAEHMVEVMNVAPGYANTATDGDYIPRPDDRPLTKFEARGHRLGHGVWDMKFARTE; this is translated from the coding sequence ATGAGCCAAGAATCCAGAACGAATGCTGACGTCACCCTGACGGAATACACGGAAGACGGAAAGCTGGTACGTAAAATCCGTAGCTTTGTCCGTCGTGAGGGCCGTTTAACCAAGGGCCAGCAACATGCTCTGGAAAATAACTGGCCAGCCATGGGGCTCGATTTTGAGCAAAAACCGCTGAACTGGACCGAAGTGTTCGGCCGTGACGGCCATGTGGTGCTGGAAATTGGCTTTGGTATGGGTGCCTCGCTGGTTGAAATGGCGAAAAACGCGCCGGAGAAAAACTTCGTCGGGATTGAAGTGCACAGTCCGGGTGTGGGTGCGTGTCTGATGGCTGCTGAAGAAGCAGGCCTGGCCAATCTGCGTGTAATGTGCCACGATGCCGTGGAAGTCTTTGATCACATGATCCCGGATGGCAGCCTGGATACCGTTCAGCTGTTCTTCCCGGACCCATGGCACAAAGCGCGTCACCACAAGCGTCGTATCGTCCAGCCAGCTTTTGTGGAAATGGTGCGTAAGAAGCTGAAGATCGGCGGTATTTTCCATATGGCTACTGACTGGGAAAATTACGCTGAGCATATGGTGGAAGTGATGAATGTTGCTCCGGGCTATGCGAATACGGCCACAGACGGTGATTATATCCCGCGTCCGGACGATCGCCCGCTGACCAAATTTGAAGCCCGCGGACATCGTCTGGGTCACGGTGTATGGGACATGAAGTTCGCCCGTACAGAATAA
- a CDS encoding lytic polysaccharide monooxygenase: MLLQNASWRKGLWLLGVSSVLSSLSTTAQAHGYMEYPPARQQICDMDGGYWDSTDGSTIPNAACRAAFVQSGWYPFVQKPEFARLVSDYQNQAAVERAIPDGSLCSAADSKKSGMDIPSPYWQKTTLDLTNNGQLDLLYRAETPHNPSFWKFYLTKPGFDSATQPLAWSDLDMVGEVGNIPTTTINGQKYYQMTITLPTDRTGDAILYARWQRNDPAGEGFYNCIDIRFDGSDNGQPGGWSSAGAFVKATDVAQPDETVWFRIFDQNGVETVSEQLAITTANQNQSVWAADLAATVNQTYAQQVQIGKQAADGSIIFDAQDLFGNQVFLKNKDYSYQLDIKLLPAAPDWDPNQVYVAGDQVLYQGKLYTAKWWTKGEQPGQAAVWQLN, from the coding sequence ATGTTGCTGCAAAATGCCTCATGGAGGAAAGGGCTTTGGCTCTTGGGTGTCAGTTCAGTGCTGAGTTCCTTGTCGACAACCGCTCAGGCACACGGGTATATGGAATATCCACCAGCCAGACAGCAAATCTGCGATATGGATGGCGGCTATTGGGATTCGACCGACGGCTCAACCATTCCCAATGCAGCCTGCCGCGCTGCCTTTGTTCAGTCTGGCTGGTACCCTTTTGTTCAGAAACCCGAGTTTGCCAGACTGGTATCGGACTATCAAAACCAGGCCGCTGTTGAACGGGCCATCCCTGACGGATCGCTGTGTTCTGCTGCAGACAGTAAAAAGTCAGGCATGGATATCCCCTCGCCTTACTGGCAGAAAACAACCCTTGATCTGACGAATAATGGTCAGTTGGATCTGCTGTATCGTGCTGAAACCCCGCACAACCCTAGTTTCTGGAAGTTCTACCTGACCAAACCCGGCTTTGACAGCGCAACCCAGCCATTAGCCTGGAGCGACCTGGATATGGTCGGAGAAGTCGGGAACATTCCGACCACCACCATCAACGGACAGAAATACTATCAGATGACCATCACCCTGCCGACCGACAGAACCGGTGATGCCATCCTGTATGCCCGCTGGCAGCGTAATGACCCGGCCGGAGAAGGTTTTTACAACTGTATCGACATTCGGTTTGACGGCTCGGATAACGGTCAGCCCGGTGGCTGGTCCAGTGCGGGCGCTTTCGTCAAAGCCACAGATGTCGCCCAGCCTGACGAAACCGTCTGGTTCCGTATTTTTGACCAGAATGGTGTCGAAACTGTTTCTGAGCAGTTGGCCATCACCACGGCCAACCAGAATCAGTCCGTATGGGCCGCAGATCTGGCAGCCACAGTGAACCAGACCTATGCACAACAGGTTCAGATCGGTAAACAGGCCGCAGACGGCAGTATCATATTCGATGCTCAGGATCTGTTTGGCAATCAGGTCTTCCTGAAAAACAAAGACTACAGCTATCAGCTGGACATCAAGCTATTACCTGCAGCACCTGACTGGGATCCGAATCAGGTCTATGTTGCCGGTGATCAGGTGCTCTATCAGGGCAAGCTGTACACCGCTAAATGGTGGACCAAAGGCGAACAGCCCGGGCAGGCTGCTGTGTGGCAGCTGAACTGA
- a CDS encoding YggT family protein, which translates to MNSIGFLVSTAFDLYIMVVLLRLWLQWARADFYNPFSQFVVKATQPVVGPLRRLIPSIGALDLATLLFAYLLTIAKFVILQLVLTKGGVAFSIDLFWISGLSLLKAAGGLVFWVLLIRAILSWVSQGRSPIEYVMHQLTEPMTAPIRRFIPVMGGLDLSVLVLFIGLQFANILIGDLIGPIWFQL; encoded by the coding sequence ATGAACTCAATTGGTTTTTTAGTCAGTACAGCGTTCGATCTGTACATTATGGTGGTACTGCTGCGCTTGTGGCTTCAGTGGGCCAGAGCGGATTTCTATAATCCGTTCTCCCAGTTCGTGGTAAAGGCAACCCAGCCCGTGGTTGGTCCGCTGCGCCGTTTAATCCCGTCAATTGGCGCGTTGGATCTGGCAACTCTGCTGTTTGCTTATCTGCTGACAATCGCTAAATTTGTCATCCTGCAATTGGTCCTGACCAAAGGTGGCGTGGCATTCAGCATTGATCTGTTCTGGATTTCAGGTCTGTCACTGCTCAAGGCCGCAGGAGGCCTGGTGTTCTGGGTTCTGCTGATCCGTGCCATTCTCAGCTGGGTCAGCCAGGGCCGCAGCCCGATTGAATACGTGATGCACCAGCTGACCGAACCGATGACCGCGCCAATCCGTCGCTTCATTCCGGTGATGGGTGGTCTGGATCTGAGTGTGCTGGTTCTTTTCATCGGCCTGCAATTTGCCAACATCCTGATCGGTGATCTGATTGGCCCGATCTGGTTCCAGCTATGA
- a CDS encoding methyl-accepting chemotaxis protein, which yields MKLRTQTYLLSAVILTAMLAIMVTGLMTLRMASNQDNESRVTQLFNSTYNTLSELEKMAQEGLLAESEAKTLATRLLRNNIYKDNEYVYVADAQLTFIAAPLDPQLHGTSFHDFKDGNGKSVGNILKQAVAASGDKLAQYTWTQKQADGSVEEKLSIARRTPVWGWYVGTGIGFNEVNQRFWSTAGWQLALCLLITAAILTVLIIASKRIVNLLGGEPDEVQAAVQAVADGKITTHFETRATPGSIYYAVQTMSLSLAELVNNLKQSMAELRTELGEVSSRSGVIAELTDSQQQSTAMIATAMTEMASSANNVAESASDTASNTERADQQSQVTQTLILSTVDNIQGLADQLATASQAVAHLDTEVNSIARVLDVIGDIAEQTNLLALNAAIEAARAGEQGRGFAVVADEVRNLAGRTQHSTKEIQQMIGRLQSGSRNAIETMETCAETSQTTVHQSQEASDALNQIVSALESITGMSHQIAAAAAEQTQVGDDISTRINMIEESGRQLSDVVSQSHNSTRSLQRLYHELENWTGKFSLKQ from the coding sequence ATGAAACTCAGGACACAAACCTATCTGCTATCCGCTGTTATCCTGACGGCCATGCTGGCCATCATGGTCACGGGCCTGATGACGTTGCGTATGGCCAGTAACCAGGATAACGAATCCAGGGTCACGCAGCTGTTTAACAGCACCTACAACACCCTCTCCGAACTGGAAAAAATGGCGCAGGAAGGCCTTCTGGCTGAATCGGAGGCAAAGACGCTGGCAACCCGGTTGTTGCGAAACAATATCTATAAAGACAACGAATATGTTTATGTCGCGGACGCGCAACTGACCTTTATTGCAGCGCCGCTGGATCCCCAGCTGCATGGCACCAGTTTTCACGACTTCAAAGACGGCAACGGAAAAAGCGTCGGTAATATCCTGAAACAGGCTGTCGCAGCCAGCGGAGATAAGCTGGCGCAATATACCTGGACCCAGAAACAGGCGGATGGCAGTGTGGAAGAAAAACTGTCCATTGCCCGGCGCACTCCCGTTTGGGGATGGTATGTCGGGACCGGAATTGGTTTCAACGAAGTGAACCAGCGTTTCTGGTCCACCGCGGGCTGGCAGCTGGCCTTATGTCTTCTGATCACCGCAGCGATTCTGACCGTGCTGATCATCGCCAGTAAGCGCATTGTGAACTTACTGGGAGGCGAACCGGATGAGGTCCAGGCAGCCGTGCAGGCGGTGGCGGACGGCAAAATCACCACCCACTTTGAAACCCGGGCGACCCCGGGCAGCATTTATTACGCCGTACAGACCATGAGCCTGTCTCTGGCAGAGCTGGTCAATAACCTGAAACAGTCGATGGCTGAACTGCGTACGGAGCTCGGTGAAGTCTCGTCACGTTCAGGCGTGATTGCCGAACTGACGGACAGCCAGCAACAGTCGACGGCCATGATTGCAACTGCGATGACCGAAATGGCCTCTTCGGCCAACAATGTGGCGGAGTCTGCCAGCGATACCGCCAGCAATACCGAACGTGCCGATCAGCAGAGCCAGGTCACTCAGACCCTGATTCTGTCGACCGTCGACAACATTCAGGGGCTGGCCGATCAGCTCGCCACCGCCAGTCAGGCCGTCGCCCATCTGGATACGGAAGTGAACAGCATTGCCAGAGTCCTGGATGTGATCGGCGATATCGCCGAGCAGACCAACTTACTGGCACTCAATGCTGCCATTGAAGCCGCCCGTGCCGGAGAACAGGGTCGCGGTTTTGCGGTCGTCGCCGATGAAGTCCGGAATCTGGCAGGTCGAACCCAGCACAGTACCAAAGAAATCCAGCAGATGATCGGCCGCCTGCAAAGCGGATCTCGAAACGCCATTGAAACCATGGAGACCTGTGCGGAAACCAGTCAGACCACAGTACATCAGTCTCAGGAAGCCTCCGACGCACTGAATCAGATTGTTTCAGCGCTGGAGAGTATCACCGGAATGAGTCATCAGATTGCTGCGGCTGCAGCCGAACAGACACAGGTTGGTGACGACATCTCCACCCGGATCAATATGATTGAGGAAAGTGGCCGCCAGTTGTCTGACGTCGTCAGTCAGAGCCACAACAGTACCCGCTCTCTGCAACGGCTGTATCATGAACTGGAAAACTGGACCGGCAAATTCAGTCTGAAACAGTAA
- the glsB gene encoding glutaminase B, which yields MKPSEQLLNDILDEVRPLIGQGKVADYIPALAEVPSDRLGIAVCYNDGEIIQAGDSDVGFSIQSISKVLSLTLAMTLYEADEIWSRVGKEPSGHAFNSMIQLEMEHGIPRNPFINAGALVVSDLLHSRLSAPQYRMLELVRTLSCNANVVYDKNVAASEMQHSDRNAAIAYLMRSFGNFENEVVPVLGNYFGYCALKMSCVDLARTFSYLANKGQPLCAEKPLISPTQSKQINALLATCGLYDGAGEFAYRVGMPGKSGVGGGIVAIVPGEMSIAVWSPELDASGNSVAGTAALELLAERIGRSIF from the coding sequence ATGAAGCCAAGTGAGCAGTTGCTGAATGACATTCTGGATGAAGTCCGGCCGTTGATTGGGCAGGGCAAGGTTGCCGATTATATTCCGGCCCTGGCCGAGGTACCGTCAGACCGGCTGGGCATTGCCGTTTGTTATAACGACGGTGAGATTATTCAGGCTGGCGACAGCGACGTCGGCTTCTCGATTCAGTCGATCTCCAAAGTGCTCAGTCTGACGCTGGCCATGACGCTGTATGAAGCGGATGAGATCTGGTCCCGTGTCGGCAAAGAACCCTCAGGTCATGCGTTTAATTCCATGATTCAGCTGGAGATGGAACACGGTATTCCCCGTAATCCCTTCATCAATGCCGGCGCGCTAGTGGTTTCTGATCTGCTGCACAGTCGCCTTTCTGCGCCGCAGTACCGGATGCTGGAGCTGGTCAGAACGCTGTCCTGCAACGCGAATGTGGTGTACGACAAAAATGTGGCCGCTTCTGAGATGCAGCACAGCGATCGCAATGCCGCGATTGCGTATCTGATGCGCTCATTTGGTAACTTCGAGAATGAAGTGGTGCCGGTGCTGGGCAATTATTTCGGTTACTGTGCCCTGAAGATGAGCTGCGTGGATCTGGCCCGAACTTTCAGTTATCTGGCCAATAAAGGGCAGCCATTGTGCGCGGAAAAGCCGTTGATTTCACCGACACAAAGCAAACAGATCAATGCCTTGCTGGCAACCTGCGGCCTGTACGACGGGGCGGGTGAGTTTGCTTACCGGGTCGGGATGCCGGGTAAATCCGGTGTCGGCGGCGGTATCGTTGCGATTGTGCCGGGTGAGATGTCGATTGCGGTCTGGTCTCCGGAGCTGGACGCCTCCGGGAACTCTGTTGCCGGTACGGCAGCACTGGAGCTGCTGGCTGAACGCATTGGCCGTTCGATTTTCTAG